One window from the genome of Aeromonas sp. FDAARGOS 1405 encodes:
- a CDS encoding A24 family peptidase — protein MTLLLELAHGLPWLYFSLVFIFSLMIGSFLNVVIHRLPIMLEREWQAEYRGYFSPDEEATAPERYNLMVPRSACPHCGHAITALENIPLLSWLWLKGRCRGCQAPISARYPLVELLTALLSVAVAMVITPGWGTLAALLLTWVLVALTFIDLDKMLLPDQLTLPLLWSGLLFNLAGGFVPLADAVIGAMAGYLVLWSLYWAFKLLTGKEGMGYGDFKLLAALGAWLGWQALPIILLLSSLVGAVIGISLIALHKHHQSKPIPFGPYLAIAGWIALLWGDTITRWYLSTLL, from the coding sequence ATGACACTTCTTCTCGAGCTGGCTCACGGCTTGCCTTGGCTCTATTTCTCGCTGGTTTTTATCTTTTCCCTGATGATCGGCAGTTTCCTCAACGTGGTGATCCACCGCTTGCCCATCATGCTGGAGCGGGAGTGGCAGGCCGAGTATCGCGGCTACTTTTCCCCCGATGAGGAGGCCACTGCGCCAGAGCGCTACAACCTGATGGTCCCCCGCTCCGCATGCCCTCACTGTGGCCACGCCATCACTGCGCTGGAAAACATCCCGCTGTTGAGCTGGCTCTGGCTCAAGGGGCGTTGCCGCGGCTGTCAGGCCCCCATCTCGGCCCGCTATCCACTGGTGGAGCTGCTGACCGCCCTGCTCTCGGTTGCTGTTGCCATGGTGATTACACCAGGCTGGGGCACGCTGGCCGCCCTGCTGCTGACCTGGGTACTGGTCGCCCTCACCTTTATCGATCTCGACAAGATGTTGTTGCCAGACCAGCTCACCCTGCCCCTGCTGTGGAGCGGGCTGCTGTTCAATCTGGCAGGTGGCTTCGTCCCCTTGGCTGATGCAGTGATTGGCGCCATGGCGGGCTATCTGGTGCTCTGGAGCCTCTACTGGGCTTTCAAGCTGCTCACCGGCAAGGAGGGGATGGGATATGGCGACTTCAAGCTGCTGGCGGCGCTGGGCGCCTGGCTCGGCTGGCAGGCGCTGCCCATAATTCTGCTGCTCTCATCCCTGGTCGGCGCCGTGATCGGCATCAGTCTGATCGCTTTGCACAAACACCATCAGAGTAAGCCCATCCCCTTCGGCCCCTACCTCGCCATCGCGGGCTGGATTGCCCTGCTGTGGGGCGATACCATCACCCGCTGGTATCTTTCTACCCTGCTTTGA
- the zapD gene encoding cell division protein ZapD: MIYDFPLNEKSRTYLRLESLFSQIRDNLESEQSWAHIAFFKGLFDLQELLERGDLRADLIKDLERLGQRLSHWASLPDVDLEQIKLMQQESSQLSRNLLNSPRPGARLKEDRLLGSIRQRFSIPGGLCAFDVPQLHHWLGTPAITRHQQMQGWLSDINLLMNAITLLLRLWRESGSFSEQVASNGFFQDTAESAELIRIKLPGNLFCYPTLSGHKNRFALRFLPTGEQPIGDVPFQLACC, from the coding sequence ATGATTTACGATTTCCCCCTCAATGAAAAAAGCCGGACCTACCTGCGTCTGGAGTCCCTGTTTTCCCAGATCCGCGACAATCTGGAGAGTGAACAATCCTGGGCACATATCGCCTTCTTCAAGGGGCTGTTCGATCTGCAGGAGTTGCTGGAGCGTGGTGACCTACGCGCCGACCTCATCAAGGATCTGGAGCGTCTCGGCCAGCGTCTGAGCCACTGGGCCAGCCTGCCCGACGTCGATCTGGAGCAGATCAAGCTGATGCAGCAAGAGAGCAGCCAGCTCTCCCGCAACCTGCTCAATTCACCACGCCCGGGTGCCCGCCTGAAAGAGGATCGTCTGCTCGGCTCCATCCGCCAGCGTTTCTCCATCCCGGGTGGCCTGTGTGCCTTCGATGTGCCGCAGCTGCACCACTGGCTCGGAACCCCGGCCATCACCCGTCACCAGCAGATGCAGGGCTGGCTGAGCGATATCAACCTGCTGATGAATGCCATCACTCTGCTGCTGCGCCTGTGGCGCGAATCAGGCAGCTTCAGTGAACAGGTTGCTAGCAACGGTTTCTTCCAGGACACCGCCGAGAGCGCCGAGCTGATCCGTATCAAGCTGCCGGGCAATCTGTTCTGCTACCCGACCCTGAGCGGCCACAAGAACCGCTTTGCACTGCGCTTCCTGCCAACCGGCGAACAGCCGATTGGCGATGTGCCATTCCAGCTCGCCTGCTGCTAA
- the ampD gene encoding 1,6-anhydro-N-acetylmuramyl-L-alanine amidase AmpD produces the protein MTQLPSQPCFSIDAAGWCQQARRVPSPHHNERAVPDDISLLVVHGISLPPGEFGGPFIDDLFMGRLDPDAHPYFAGIHQLRVSAHCLIRRDGELVQYVPFGARAWHAGISSWQGREACNDFSIGIELEGTDETPYTEAQYRALVGLTRAISERYPAITREKIVGHCDIAPGRKTDPGASFQWDYYWQLLNS, from the coding sequence ATGACTCAACTCCCTTCGCAACCTTGTTTCTCTATCGATGCTGCTGGCTGGTGCCAGCAGGCGCGCCGGGTGCCTTCTCCTCACCACAACGAGCGGGCCGTGCCGGACGATATCTCCCTGCTGGTGGTGCATGGCATCAGCCTGCCGCCGGGGGAGTTTGGTGGCCCCTTTATCGACGATCTTTTTATGGGGCGGCTCGACCCCGATGCCCACCCCTATTTTGCCGGTATCCATCAGTTGCGGGTTTCGGCCCATTGCTTGATCCGCCGTGATGGCGAGTTGGTGCAGTATGTGCCGTTTGGCGCACGCGCCTGGCATGCTGGTATCTCGAGCTGGCAGGGGAGAGAGGCATGCAATGACTTCTCCATCGGCATCGAGCTGGAAGGGACCGACGAGACCCCCTACACCGAGGCTCAATATCGGGCACTGGTAGGGCTCACTCGAGCCATTTCAGAACGCTATCCGGCGATTACCCGCGAAAAAATTGTCGGTCATTGCGACATAGCGCCAGGGCGCAAGACGGATCCCGGTGCCAGTTTTCAGTGGGATTACTACTGGCAACTACTAAACAGCTAA
- the coaE gene encoding dephospho-CoA kinase (Dephospho-CoA kinase (CoaE) performs the final step in coenzyme A biosynthesis.) encodes MYVVAITGGIGSGKTTIANQFAALGIEVVDADVIAREVVEPGTPALAAITDHFGPDVIDPSGQLDRRALRERVFSNPQAKEWLNALLHPLIRSEMLRQCAAASSPYCLLVVPLLVENKLTGLANRVLVIDVDEATQIERTCRRDGVSTEQAKAIIAAQASRTERLAVADDVIENHNDSEMAIKTRILALHETYLAIASQQARQV; translated from the coding sequence ATGTATGTAGTTGCTATCACAGGTGGTATCGGCAGCGGCAAGACAACTATCGCCAATCAGTTTGCCGCGCTGGGTATCGAGGTGGTGGATGCAGATGTGATCGCCCGCGAAGTGGTCGAGCCGGGCACCCCGGCCCTTGCCGCCATCACCGACCATTTTGGCCCGGATGTGATTGATCCGAGCGGTCAACTCGACCGTCGCGCCCTGCGCGAGCGGGTCTTCAGTAACCCACAGGCCAAGGAGTGGCTCAATGCTTTGCTCCACCCGCTGATTCGCAGCGAAATGCTGCGCCAGTGCGCCGCGGCCAGTTCACCTTACTGCCTGCTGGTGGTGCCGCTGCTGGTGGAGAACAAACTCACCGGCCTCGCCAACCGGGTGCTGGTGATCGATGTGGACGAAGCCACCCAGATTGAGCGAACCTGCCGTCGGGATGGCGTCAGCACCGAGCAGGCCAAAGCCATCATCGCTGCTCAGGCGAGCCGGACAGAACGGCTAGCTGTGGCGGATGATGTCATCGAAAACCACAATGACAGCGAAATGGCGATTAAAACGCGGATTTTGGCACTGCACGAGACATATCTGGCAATTGCCTCTCAACAAGCCCGCCAAGTGTGA
- the nadC gene encoding carboxylating nicotinate-nucleotide diphosphorylase, giving the protein MFQQDVSRAVRAALLEDLGDALTTLDQPDASADITAQLIPADRMASARVITREAGVFCGQPWVDEVFVQLGGDVKVEWKVQDGEVLSPNQELFRLHGPARRLLTGERNALNFVQTLSGVATLTARYVAELEGTDCRLLDTRKTIPGLRTAQKYAVTCGGGKNHRIGLYDAYLIKENHILACGGIAEAISEARRLNPGKPVEVEVESLAELEQALAANADIVMLDNFDVAMMREAVAINQGRAKLEVSGNVTLDTLAEFAATGVDFISVGALTKHVRALDLSMRFIQQ; this is encoded by the coding sequence ATGTTTCAACAGGATGTCAGCCGCGCCGTGCGCGCCGCACTACTCGAAGATCTGGGCGATGCCCTCACCACGCTGGACCAACCGGACGCCAGTGCCGATATCACCGCCCAGCTGATCCCGGCCGACCGGATGGCCAGCGCCCGGGTCATCACCCGTGAGGCCGGTGTGTTCTGCGGCCAGCCCTGGGTGGATGAAGTGTTCGTACAACTCGGCGGCGACGTGAAGGTGGAGTGGAAGGTGCAGGATGGGGAAGTGCTCTCCCCCAATCAGGAGCTGTTCCGCCTCCACGGCCCTGCCCGCCGGCTGCTGACCGGCGAGCGCAATGCGCTGAACTTTGTCCAGACCCTCTCAGGCGTCGCCACCCTCACCGCTCGCTATGTGGCAGAGCTGGAGGGCACCGACTGCCGCCTGCTCGACACCCGCAAGACCATTCCTGGGCTACGCACCGCCCAGAAGTATGCGGTCACCTGTGGCGGCGGCAAAAACCACCGCATCGGCCTCTACGACGCCTATCTCATCAAAGAGAACCATATCCTCGCCTGTGGCGGCATCGCCGAGGCAATTAGCGAGGCTCGTCGGCTCAATCCGGGCAAACCGGTGGAGGTGGAAGTGGAATCACTGGCAGAACTGGAACAGGCACTGGCGGCCAATGCCGATATTGTGATGCTCGACAATTTCGACGTGGCCATGATGCGGGAAGCAGTCGCCATTAATCAGGGGCGCGCCAAGCTGGAAGTTTCCGGTAATGTGACGCTGGACACCCTGGCCGAGTTCGCTGCCACCGGCGTCGATTTTATCTCGGTCGGGGCGCTCACCAAGCATGTGCGGGCGCTCGATCTCTCCATGCGTTTTATCCAGCAGTGA
- a CDS encoding type II secretion system F family protein: MATLTKKNTPPKKVFAFRWHGVNRKGQKVSGELQADSINTVKAELRKQGVNVTKVAKKSQGLFSKGGAKIKPMDIAIISRQITTMLSAGVPLVQSLQIIARSHEKAAMRELMGEIASDVETGTPMSEALRRHPRHFDDLYCDLVEAGEQSGALETIYDRIATYREKSEALKSKIKKAMFYPTMVILVAIVVTSILLLFVIPQFEDIFKSFGAELPVFTQFVIGISRFMQNWWYVFFGGAALAIFLYVRAWRASQKVRDNTDKFVLTIPVVGMILHKAAMARFARTLSTTFSAGIPLVDALISAAGASGNYVYRTAVMAIRNEVVAGMQINVAMRTVDLFPDMVIQMVMIGEESGAIDDMLSKVATIFEQEVDDLVDGLTSLLEPLIMVVLGVLVGGMVIAMYLPIFKLGDVVG; encoded by the coding sequence ATGGCAACCCTAACGAAAAAGAACACCCCCCCGAAAAAAGTCTTCGCCTTCCGCTGGCACGGGGTCAATCGCAAGGGGCAGAAGGTCTCCGGCGAGCTGCAGGCTGACAGCATCAATACCGTCAAGGCGGAGCTGCGCAAGCAGGGGGTAAACGTCACCAAGGTGGCCAAAAAATCCCAGGGGCTCTTCTCCAAGGGCGGCGCCAAGATCAAGCCGATGGATATCGCGATTATCTCCCGCCAGATCACCACCATGCTCTCCGCCGGCGTACCACTAGTACAGAGCCTGCAGATCATCGCCCGCAGCCACGAGAAAGCCGCCATGCGCGAGCTGATGGGTGAGATCGCCTCCGATGTTGAGACCGGAACCCCCATGTCGGAGGCGTTGCGCCGCCACCCTCGCCATTTTGACGATCTCTACTGCGATCTGGTTGAGGCGGGGGAGCAATCCGGTGCGCTGGAGACCATCTACGACCGTATCGCCACCTATCGGGAAAAGTCGGAAGCGCTCAAGTCGAAGATCAAGAAGGCCATGTTCTATCCCACCATGGTTATTCTGGTGGCCATAGTGGTGACTTCCATCCTGCTGCTATTCGTCATCCCCCAGTTCGAGGATATCTTCAAGAGCTTTGGCGCCGAGCTGCCGGTGTTCACCCAGTTTGTCATCGGCATCTCACGCTTTATGCAGAACTGGTGGTATGTCTTCTTTGGCGGAGCTGCGCTCGCCATCTTCCTCTATGTGCGCGCCTGGCGCGCCTCCCAGAAGGTAAGGGACAATACCGACAAGTTTGTGCTCACCATTCCGGTAGTCGGGATGATCCTGCACAAGGCAGCGATGGCCCGCTTTGCCCGCACCCTGTCGACCACCTTCTCCGCCGGTATCCCGCTGGTGGATGCGCTGATTTCGGCAGCAGGTGCCTCCGGCAACTATGTCTATCGCACCGCCGTTATGGCCATTCGCAACGAGGTGGTGGCCGGTATGCAGATCAACGTGGCAATGCGCACCGTCGATCTCTTCCCGGACATGGTGATCCAGATGGTGATGATCGGCGAGGAGTCCGGTGCCATCGATGATATGCTCTCCAAAGTTGCCACCATCTTCGAGCAAGAGGTGGACGACCTGGTCGATGGCCTCACCAGCTTGTTGGAACCCCTCATCATGGTGGTGCTGGGGGTGCTGGTCGGCGGCATGGTTATTGCCATGTACTTGCCCATCTTCAAGCTTGGCGACGTGGTGGGCTGA
- the yacG gene encoding DNA gyrase inhibitor YacG: MVTKVKCPTCQNEVEWGPQSPFRPFCSKRCQLIDLGEWADEEKRIPGEINPDLLPEPEEGDQWL; encoded by the coding sequence ATGGTCACCAAGGTAAAGTGTCCGACCTGTCAGAACGAAGTGGAGTGGGGCCCGCAGAGTCCGTTCCGCCCCTTCTGCAGCAAGCGCTGCCAGCTGATCGATCTCGGCGAGTGGGCCGATGAAGAGAAGCGGATCCCGGGGGAGATCAACCCGGATCTGCTGCCGGAGCCGGAAGAGGGCGATCAGTGGCTGTAA
- a CDS encoding TIGR02281 family clan AA aspartic protease, with protein MQHTARWMWLLAWLSLMGLLTLYFHSRNQPSVTASGELLLRADQSGHYRLEGAINGQPVQLLLDTGATRITIPQQVAERLGLTAYGSSQVNTAAGQIRVGNGTIETLAMGPLTLYDLAIFINPAADGDEVLVGMNALGRLELVQKERQLLLRPLQE; from the coding sequence ATGCAGCACACGGCACGCTGGATGTGGTTACTGGCCTGGCTCTCTTTGATGGGCCTGCTGACCCTCTATTTTCACTCCCGCAACCAACCGAGCGTCACCGCCAGCGGCGAGCTGTTGCTGCGGGCCGACCAGAGTGGCCACTATCGTCTGGAGGGTGCCATCAACGGCCAACCGGTGCAACTGCTGCTCGATACCGGCGCTACACGCATCACCATCCCGCAACAGGTTGCCGAGCGCCTCGGCCTGACAGCTTATGGCAGCAGCCAGGTCAATACCGCTGCGGGGCAGATCCGGGTCGGCAACGGCACCATCGAAACGCTGGCGATGGGGCCATTGACCTTGTACGATCTGGCCATCTTTATCAATCCGGCGGCAGACGGTGACGAAGTGCTGGTTGGCATGAACGCCCTCGGTCGGCTGGAGCTGGTTCAAAAGGAGCGGCAACTGCTGCTCAGACCCTTGCAGGAATAA
- the pdhR gene encoding pyruvate dehydrogenase complex transcriptional repressor PdhR has translation MPYRKITQPKLADSIVAELEQMILEGSLQPGQKLPPERELAIQFQVSRPSLREAIQRLEARGLLYRRQGGGTYVQNALSKGMADPLFELLSTHPEARYDLLEFRHALEGICAYYAALRGTGSDFERIRQVQITIEEAGQSGSLVAESAAVTQFYLAVAEASHNVVLLHLLRAMSPMLEQNILQNNEILNRRPGVVAKIRRHRANLIEAILSGAPERARTACHEHLAFIEDTLLDMQREDSRIQRSMRRIRQQEN, from the coding sequence ATGCCCTATCGCAAGATTACGCAACCCAAGTTGGCCGACTCCATTGTCGCCGAGCTGGAACAGATGATTCTGGAAGGCAGCCTGCAGCCGGGGCAGAAATTGCCTCCCGAGCGGGAACTCGCCATCCAGTTTCAGGTATCGCGCCCCTCCCTGCGCGAAGCCATCCAGCGGCTGGAAGCGCGCGGGTTGCTTTATCGCCGTCAGGGCGGCGGCACTTATGTGCAGAATGCCCTGAGCAAGGGGATGGCCGATCCTCTGTTCGAACTGCTCAGTACTCACCCGGAAGCCCGGTATGACCTGCTGGAGTTTCGCCACGCGCTGGAGGGCATCTGTGCCTACTACGCCGCCTTGCGGGGAACCGGGTCTGATTTCGAGCGCATTCGTCAGGTACAAATCACCATCGAAGAGGCGGGCCAGTCGGGCTCGCTGGTGGCCGAATCGGCAGCCGTCACCCAGTTTTATCTGGCGGTGGCCGAGGCGTCCCACAACGTGGTGCTGCTGCACCTGCTGCGGGCCATGAGCCCCATGCTCGAGCAGAACATTCTGCAGAATAACGAGATTTTGAATCGCCGCCCGGGAGTGGTAGCCAAGATACGTCGCCATCGCGCGAATCTGATCGAGGCTATTCTTTCGGGGGCTCCGGAGCGGGCCAGAACAGCTTGTCATGAGCATCTGGCCTTTATCGAGGACACCTTGTTGGATATGCAGAGGGAAGACAGCCGGATCCAGCGATCCATGCGTCGGATCCGTCAGCAGGAAAACTAA
- a CDS encoding prepilin-type N-terminal cleavage/methylation domain-containing protein — protein MKKQSGFTLIELMIVVAIVAILAAVALPAYQDYTRRARATEVVAATGGYKTGVEVCAQSTQTLIGCDAGTKGIPAAISGASGTSKVVNMDVNNGVITGEGTPDTGDGTNGCQISLTPVLDNGRVLWGPTSGATNNCS, from the coding sequence ATGAAGAAACAATCAGGCTTTACCCTTATTGAATTGATGATCGTGGTCGCGATCGTGGCCATTCTGGCGGCGGTAGCGCTGCCGGCGTATCAAGATTACACTCGACGAGCAAGGGCGACTGAAGTGGTTGCAGCTACTGGTGGCTATAAGACCGGCGTAGAAGTATGTGCTCAGTCTACACAAACATTAATTGGGTGTGATGCTGGAACTAAAGGCATTCCCGCTGCAATATCTGGGGCCAGTGGCACAAGCAAAGTTGTTAATATGGATGTGAATAATGGAGTAATTACCGGAGAGGGCACCCCTGACACCGGCGATGGCACCAATGGATGCCAAATTAGTCTGACCCCTGTTCTTGATAATGGTCGAGTATTGTGGGGACCGACATCTGGTGCCACCAATAACTGCTCATGA
- the tapB gene encoding PilB family type IVa pilus assembly ATPase TapB — MTSSPNSGLALSLAASSLISEEESQRYLSQAKAQRKPFVTFLIENDILDSKALADFCELEYGVPLLDLAAFDLAEIPQKYLNQKLIEKHHVLPIYTQGHTLYIAMSDPTNVSALEDFGFSFGLHTEALLVEENKLTAAIGKLLESENDALGMEDIDEAEISDLEVSDENSRLDESVNTADDDAPIVKYINKILMDAIKRGASDLHFEPYEFKYRVRFRIDGILHEIATPPVNLANRFSARLKVMARLDIAERRLPQDGRIKLKLSRNKSMDMRVNTLPTMWGEKIVIRLLDSSAARLNIEQLGFDDRQKAQYLRALSKPQGMILVTGPTGSGKTVSLYTGLNILNTTEVNISTAEDPVEINLPGVNQVQVNPKAGLTFASALRSFLRQDPDVVMVGEIRDLETAEIAIKAAQTGHLVLSTLHTNSAAETLTRMMNMGVPAFNIASSVTLIMAQRLARKLCDHCKAPEVVPEAELLELGFTPQQLAAGLRLFKPVGCKECSGGYKGRVGIYEIMLMSENIAKLIMQGANSLQIAAIAQKEGMRTLRTSGLEKARLGVTSLAEVNRVTTN; from the coding sequence ATGACCTCTAGCCCTAATAGCGGCCTGGCGTTAAGCCTGGCCGCCTCTTCACTGATCAGTGAAGAGGAGTCCCAGCGCTATCTAAGCCAGGCGAAGGCCCAGCGTAAACCTTTTGTCACCTTTCTGATAGAAAACGACATCCTCGACAGCAAGGCGCTCGCCGATTTTTGCGAGCTGGAGTATGGGGTACCTCTGCTGGATCTTGCCGCCTTCGATTTGGCCGAGATCCCGCAGAAGTACCTCAATCAGAAGCTGATTGAGAAACACCACGTCCTGCCCATCTATACCCAGGGCCACACCCTCTATATCGCCATGTCGGATCCGACCAATGTCTCGGCCCTGGAGGACTTTGGCTTCAGTTTCGGCCTTCATACCGAAGCGCTGCTGGTGGAGGAGAACAAGCTTACCGCCGCCATCGGCAAGCTGCTGGAGAGCGAAAACGACGCCCTCGGCATGGAGGATATCGACGAGGCCGAGATCTCCGACCTCGAGGTAAGCGACGAGAACAGCCGGCTGGACGAGAGCGTCAATACCGCCGATGACGACGCCCCCATCGTCAAGTACATCAACAAGATCCTGATGGATGCCATCAAGCGCGGTGCCTCCGACCTGCACTTCGAGCCCTATGAGTTCAAATATCGGGTGCGCTTTCGCATCGACGGTATTCTGCACGAAATCGCTACCCCGCCGGTCAATCTGGCCAACCGCTTCTCTGCCCGCCTCAAGGTGATGGCGCGGCTCGATATCGCCGAGCGGCGGCTGCCGCAGGATGGCCGCATCAAATTGAAGCTATCGCGCAACAAGTCGATGGATATGCGGGTCAACACCCTGCCCACCATGTGGGGGGAGAAGATCGTTATCCGTCTGCTCGACTCCTCGGCGGCCCGCCTCAATATCGAGCAGCTTGGCTTTGACGACCGCCAGAAGGCACAGTACCTGCGAGCCCTCTCGAAACCGCAGGGGATGATACTGGTCACCGGCCCCACCGGCTCGGGCAAGACGGTCTCGCTCTATACCGGCCTCAATATTCTCAACACCACCGAGGTAAACATCTCCACCGCCGAAGATCCGGTGGAGATCAATCTGCCGGGCGTCAACCAGGTACAGGTCAACCCCAAGGCGGGGCTCACCTTTGCCAGCGCCCTGCGCTCCTTCTTGCGGCAAGATCCGGATGTGGTGATGGTGGGGGAGATACGGGATCTCGAAACCGCCGAGATCGCCATAAAGGCGGCACAAACCGGCCACCTGGTGCTCTCAACCCTGCATACCAACTCGGCTGCCGAAACCCTGACCCGGATGATGAATATGGGGGTGCCCGCCTTCAATATTGCCTCTTCGGTCACCCTGATCATGGCCCAGCGGCTGGCCCGCAAGCTTTGCGACCACTGCAAGGCGCCGGAGGTAGTGCCGGAAGCCGAGCTGCTGGAACTGGGTTTTACCCCACAGCAGCTGGCAGCCGGCTTGCGACTGTTCAAACCGGTTGGTTGCAAGGAGTGTTCCGGTGGCTACAAGGGGCGAGTCGGCATCTACGAAATCATGCTAATGTCGGAAAATATCGCAAAATTGATCATGCAGGGGGCCAACTCCCTGCAAATTGCGGCGATTGCCCAGAAAGAGGGCATGCGCACCCTGCGCACCTCGGGACTGGAGAAGGCTCGGCTCGGTGTCACCAGCCTGGCCGAGGTCAACCGGGTCACCACCAATTAA